The bacterium DNA window TTCCGAAACATTGCTCATGGGAACAACCCGGACTCGCGGATACGTTGAATGAGGCGCGACACCCTCTTGCTCTTGGTGTGGCTCACAGAGTTCTCCATCTCGGCAATAATAGGAAACCCCATCAACATTACCCAACATAGAAAAAACTTTGGGTAAGGGTGTGGATGGAGGTCTCTTTTTCGAATGTTGAGAACTACTGCCAGAACTGAATTTATCAATGTACGCCACTTCGATGTCGAGATATCCCGTTAGATTCCTTATGAACTGAAAAAGGAGGTTGGCTATTGGTTGTTTGCCTTCCTCCTCTGGTCGCTGCTCATTCTCGAGAACGTTTTTCAATCGCTCTTGAAATGAGCGTAAGATCACTTCTGTTCCTTTGACTATTGGCACTGTTGAGCTCCTTGGTGATTGTTGTCTTAAGATTTTGGTCAGATTTTTAAAGAACTCTTGAATCTGTCCGAATACACTATAAACGATTTTTTAGTGTATGTCAATTTCGCATAGATAAAATTTGTTTAAAAAAATATTAAATACCACAGACTCTTATTAAAAACTTCTGATAAAAGTTAAGTTGAGCTATTTTGTTATACACTCATTAAACAGCCTTACTTGGGCGTTGTAATTATCAACAAACGCACGAGTTGCTTCAATGAGTTGATTATACGATGGGATGAGAGAATTATATTCATTAACTTTTTTATTGTATTCATTCCCATACTTTGGTTGCATGGAATCTATTTCTTGGCGATAGACATTAAGGGATGTTTGGAGGGATTCGGTTTGTCGTTTATTGTTTTCAATGGATTGCTTGATCGACGGATCGATGCTGGGACAGGAAGAAAGTGGTTTACCAAATTCTTGTACAGCAATCCAAACTTCCTTGCCCTCAAATATTCCCTTCTTCGTAAACACGCCAATCTCTTCTAAGCGAGTATTGAGAATATTGGCGCGATGGCCAGGACTATTCATCCAAGCAACAACAACCGCCCGATCATCTTTAAAGTTTCCCAACGCAAGATTTTCTCCTACTAGGATGTAAGCATACCCCACAGATTCCGCAAGATTATCTACATTTACCCCCGAAGGCGAAACATGTTCGAAGTATTGTTTTACAAACATATCATTCACCTTTACCTCCGCTGAAGTATTGAGTTTTGAATTTTCTGAAAGCATTGAAAGTCCTTGCGTGATACGTTCATTATTTGTCTGATCAATAATACCCATTCGAGTAAGCTCTGATTGATTTTCACCTAAAATCGCATCGTGAATAACCTTAAGTGGTCCCGGCGCGCTTACTTTTTTCTCCGCACTTATTTTTGTGGTAGTTGGAATAGGGGTAGTATTTTCTTTTTTTACTACTTCCCGAGTTGTGGTTTGTGTTGAAGAAAAAGAGGGCTCCGCAACCTCTTCCTGCGTAAAAAACGTTTTGGTCATACAATCAATATTTCCACACCCACTTTGGTACAACATGCCACCACCCCAGACAATCGTTGCAAGCGCTATGGTGGTAATAAAAAACTTTATCATAATTGAAGTATTAAAGTTTTTTAATTTCAAGACAAAGGAAGAGGGGGATTTCTTTGCGCGCGTGATCCTCCGCGATCGCGCGGGGCCCTTTCTCGCTTTTCCTGTGCGATATCCATTCTTCCAGTCGTGTTACCGCGAATCCGTTCTTAAAAAACTTTTTGAAATAAAATTGAAGTGAGCGATGAAACGAAATAGTGTGAACGCTTGTTCGGGCTCCGGGATTCATGACAATTTTTGATGTTACTTCGGAAAGATACCGGTCTACACGTCGATATTGCATTCCTACCTGCGCCGCAGAGCCATCTGCCTGTGCCGACACGGCAGACAGGCGCGTCGCCTGCCCGTGCTCATTTGGCAGGCGAGCGGCAGGCAGGTTCAATTTCTGGTCCCACCCCCAGCTGCTTTCTTTGGGTATGCGAAACGCAGGATGATTCATCGCAATAAAAAATCTTCCGTTTTGCTTAAGCACACGCCCACATTCTTTGAGCACTCCGTCTATGTTTTCAATATTCTGGATTGCAAGTACCATCACAATAATATCAATAGAATTATTCTTTAGAAACGAGAGATTGTCGGCCGGAGAAACTTCAAATTGAATACCTTTGGGAGAGTGCGTACGTGCAAGGGTGATCAATTCCTTGGAAATATCGGCGCCAATGACATGCGCTCCCAGTTTTGATAGTTCCCGAGAAAAAAACCCTTGCCCGCATGCAAGGTCAAGCACTGTTTCGCCTCTTTTAACGTCCATGAGCCGTAAGAGGTTTGGTAAAATGACCTTTTTTTGATAAGTATCTTCTCCCCGCTCGATAAGTTTGTCGTACCATCCCGAAACATGCCCCCATGAAGTTTTCTTTTTTATCATTGTAAAGAAATTGTATCATAAAGATAATCATTATGATAAAAAACTGTACTCGAAGCTAATATTCGCTATAATTTAAAAGTATGTTTTTATTACCCCCACTTTTATTTTTTACGCTTTTAGTACTTGTAGCACTTATTATTACTACTATCTTTTTTTTCCTATTTTCTGTAAGAGATAAAATTATTATCGACGTTCCATTTGTCCCTGTTCGGAAACGAGCAGTTATACAAATCGTGAACGCGCTTCATTTGTCACAAGGGAGCATTCTTTACGATCTTGGATGCGGCGATGGTCGCGTACTCATTGAAGCGGTTAGGCGTACATCAGAAATATCGGGAGTAGGCATAGAGAATGGTATCATCCCGTTTCTCGTCGCAACTATGCGTACACGAAAACTCTCTATCGGTATACATTACGAAAATATTTTTGATGCGAATATTACTCAAGCAACACACCTATTTTGTTATCTCTCTCCACAAGTTCTAAAAAAACTTGCTCCAAAAATTCTCCGAGAATGCAGAGCTGGTACTCAGATTGTTTCATGTGATTATAAATTTCCTAATTGGATACCCATCGACACCATCTCTATTGCAACAAAAGATGACCAACTTGCTCGCATGTTATATGTTTACGTAATATAAAAATACCATTCCAACATAACTCCCATGAAAAGAAAAACCCTCTGTGGTTTTATTACGAGAGGGTTCATGAAGTGGGTATTATTTTCAGTTATTAATATGACCTATATTTTTGACTCTGCTCCCACCACATTCGGGACAGTGTCCATTATCTGGATCACAATATTCTTTCCACAGTGTGGACACTTTGTATACTCACCACTTGTCGACTCTTCGTCACTGGCACTGTCGGAGTCAATATATCCAACTTGATTCATCTCACGACTCCCACATTTGGGACAAGAACCATTGTCTGGATCACATTCTTTGCAGTGCACACAACCGCAATCACCACACGACCAAATTTGATCGCCATCAGTCTCATTATCGCAATGAGGGCATTTTGAATAAGTAGACGTTGACATCATTACCTCCTATAGTTAGATTACCCGAACGCTCACCAAGTCGTGCTAGCACGAGAAGGGTAGAAATATACAAACCTAAGTTAGCAACTTACGCAAAGCAGGTTCTTCTGTAACCGCATGTGCAAATCCAAATACAGCAAATATTGATTTTCCTAAATTCCAATATTCCTCTATCTTTGAAATTATATTTACGTCCCGAAAGGCGCTACTTGCCCGTGCAACTTTGTTTACTACTGACTCTTCTGTCGTAGGATTGAGTATTTTTTTTATGTAGTCTATATCTTGTTCATCAAATTCAGAGTGGAATATTTTCCTATGAATAGATCTCATATTTTCTAGAGAGAAATCAAAGTCTCTCCATTCATCATCTACTCCTTTTCTTAGTTCTTGTTTATATCTATCTAAGTGGTCTGCGAAGTTTACATCAGACGTTTTTCTTACTTCATGCCAACTAGGTATAGTTCTAGCAAAATAATAATATTGTATTTCTTCTTTTGTAAACTCTTTTAGCAACTCTTTTCGTTCAGTGTTTCTGTCTGGTTCGGGGCAAACTATTTCAATAGTGGCTTGATTAGCAAGGTAAGTAATAAATCCACTCTCAGAATCTTTAAGAATCGCTTCTTCTTTTGTTGAACGCACAGTTCGTAAACCTCCTTCAACAAACACTACCCTATTTTCTTCTCCTGTTTTCTTCAAGAATTGTTCCCATTCTTTTTCTAAAATTATAAATTGTTCGTTATTGGACTCGCGTGAGTGTGTACTACCAAAATACACCAAAGATTGTTCGGGTTTATTAATAGCAAAGACATAAGGTCTAGGTTTGTTCTTGATGTCCTCCCAGTCATCATAAGAATGAATTAAGGATTTTATTTCTTCGAGGCTACCCATGCCATAATTTTACTCTAAAATTATATTTATACCTATTTTCATAGTCGTACGAGAAGCGTTAAAAATGTATACTAGAAATTACCAAACGAGGCTTTCAGGGTAAGGAACCAAGAAGTTCTATCACGAGAAGGCTCGGGCGAGCGACTGTAATAATTTAAAGAGCTATATGTTCACAACATTAGCATATTTTTTATGGTCTGTCAAATTTCACGCAATATGATAATGGTTTGGATTGTTTCATCAAAAATTGAATGATAAGATGTCGAAATGAACATCGGATGTCACGTATCAGCGGCGGGAGGAATTTTTAACGCTCCGCAAAGAGCACACGACTGGGGATGCGAAGCATTCCAGGTATTTTCTCGTTCTCCACAAGGAGGCAAAGCACCAGAGCTAACGCCAGAAGTGGTGAAAAAATTCAAAGCGGAAATGAAAAAGCATGGCATCAAGAATTTTTATATCCATACTCCGTATTACATAAATTTTGCGTCCGCCAACAACCGTATCAAATACGGCTCCGGAAGTGTGGTGCGGGACGAGCTCGAACGCGGATCTCTTCTGGGCGCGCGCTATGTGATGACCCATCTCGGCTCGGCAAAAGAACTTGGTAAAAAAGAAGCTCTGGCGCAAACCATTGAAATGCTCAAGAAATCACTCGATGGATATACGGGGACAACAAAACTGCTTATTGAAAACAGCGCTGGTGCTGGGGAAATCATTGGTGATACTTTTAGCGAGATCGCCGAGATTATTGGCGGCGTTAGTCATCCTGCACTTACCGGAATATGTCTCGATACCCAACACTCATTTGCGTCTGGCTACGATTGGCGCACTAAAAAAACATTTACGGAGGCGATCGAAGAAGTTGAGCGCACGATCGGCATCAAAGCAATAAAAATGATGCATGCAAATGACAGCAAGGTAGAATTCGGTGCCCATAAAGATAGGCATGAGCATATTGGCGATGGTCATATTGGTTTGGCGGGATTTAAACTTATTACTCCATTCGCGAAGAAACACAACATAGATATGATGCTTGAAACGGAATACGATAAAGTTGAGAAAGATATAAAAATTCTTAAAAAATTTCGAGGAAAAGAATGAACAACCTTGGAGAAAAAGAGGTTCGCCTCAAAGAAATCAATGAGCGATGGACCAAGGAATGTACATGCACGCTCCGCTTAACCGCAACGCAAGCAGTTCCCGGAGATGGAAGTGCGAATGCGGATATTGTGTTTATCGGCGAAGGTCCTGGGCGGGATGAAGATCTGCAGGGGAAACCGTTTGTCGGCGCTGCAGGAAAATTTTTAAATGAGATGCTCCAAGCGATCAATCTTAAGCGCGAAGGTGTGTATATCACCAACGTGGTCAAATATCGCCCGCCCAATAACCGCGACCCGCTTCCCGAAGAAGCAACGGCGTGTTATCCGTGGCTTTTTGAGCAGATCAATCTCATTGATCCAAAACTTATCATTCTCTTGGGGCGACACGCGCTGGAACGATTTTTCCCGGGAGAAAAAATATCTCTCGTCCATGGGAAAATTTTACGCAGAGAAGTAACAGGAATGGGGGTGAGAAATTTTTACGCGCTCTACCACCCCGCCGCAGCGCTCTACAATGGTGGTATGCGCGGAACATTGCTCGAAGACTTCAAAAAAATTCCGAAAGTCCTCAAAAAGATCGATTCGAGGTAGAAACACAAAAACCTTATTTTCTGAAAATAAAAACACGCGAGGATATATTTTATCCTCGCGTGTTTTTCTCGTTAATTATAAGAGTACGTTAGTTATAAGAGTATTAGAGCCCAAGATTAATATTGCTTTTAATTTCAATTTTTCCACGGACCCCTCCATCAACCCGTGATTCGGTTTTTATTTCCGTTTTTATTTCTTCATCTCTACTATGGGAATCCCCATCATCACCCATCCCTCCATTTGCACGCATACCAGAATTCACCCCTGATGAGTTTTCTTTTTCGTTGCGCTCATTGTCTTT harbors:
- a CDS encoding CAP domain-containing protein, yielding MIKFFITTIALATIVWGGGMLYQSGCGNIDCMTKTFFTQEEVAEPSFSSTQTTTREVVKKENTTPIPTTTKISAEKKVSAPGPLKVIHDAILGENQSELTRMGIIDQTNNERITQGLSMLSENSKLNTSAEVKVNDMFVKQYFEHVSPSGVNVDNLAESVGYAYILVGENLALGNFKDDRAVVVAWMNSPGHRANILNTRLEEIGVFTKKGIFEGKEVWIAVQEFGKPLSSCPSIDPSIKQSIENNKRQTESLQTSLNVYRQEIDSMQPKYGNEYNKKVNEYNSLIPSYNQLIEATRAFVDNYNAQVRLFNECITK
- a CDS encoding class I SAM-dependent methyltransferase; translation: MIKKKTSWGHVSGWYDKLIERGEDTYQKKVILPNLLRLMDVKRGETVLDLACGQGFFSRELSKLGAHVIGADISKELITLARTHSPKGIQFEVSPADNLSFLKNNSIDIIVMVLAIQNIENIDGVLKECGRVLKQNGRFFIAMNHPAFRIPKESSWGWDQKLNLPAARLPNEHGQATRLSAVSAQADGSAAQVGMQYRRVDRYLSEVTSKIVMNPGARTSVHTISFHRSLQFYFKKFFKNGFAVTRLEEWISHRKSEKGPRAIAEDHARKEIPLFLCLEIKKL
- a CDS encoding deoxyribonuclease IV yields the protein MNIGCHVSAAGGIFNAPQRAHDWGCEAFQVFSRSPQGGKAPELTPEVVKKFKAEMKKHGIKNFYIHTPYYINFASANNRIKYGSGSVVRDELERGSLLGARYVMTHLGSAKELGKKEALAQTIEMLKKSLDGYTGTTKLLIENSAGAGEIIGDTFSEIAEIIGGVSHPALTGICLDTQHSFASGYDWRTKKTFTEAIEEVERTIGIKAIKMMHANDSKVEFGAHKDRHEHIGDGHIGLAGFKLITPFAKKHNIDMMLETEYDKVEKDIKILKKFRGKE
- a CDS encoding uracil-DNA glycosylase, with product MNNLGEKEVRLKEINERWTKECTCTLRLTATQAVPGDGSANADIVFIGEGPGRDEDLQGKPFVGAAGKFLNEMLQAINLKREGVYITNVVKYRPPNNRDPLPEEATACYPWLFEQINLIDPKLIILLGRHALERFFPGEKISLVHGKILRREVTGMGVRNFYALYHPAAALYNGGMRGTLLEDFKKIPKVLKKIDSR